Proteins found in one Candidatus Stygibacter australis genomic segment:
- the cas2 gene encoding CRISPR-associated endonuclease Cas2, with translation MLTWVMYDIPKNKTRNKIAKACKEAGIYRVQYSVFLGDLDKAQRRELRTIIEDLIDEDVDSVYIFPMSRDDFDQCVLLGQAFDKDLITDEVKALFL, from the coding sequence ATGCTAACCTGGGTCATGTATGATATACCTAAAAACAAAACAAGGAATAAGATTGCCAAAGCATGCAAAGAAGCAGGAATTTACCGAGTGCAGTATTCGGTATTTTTAGGCGATCTTGATAAAGCACAACGAAGGGAATTGCGCACGATTATCGAAGATTTGATTGATGAAGATGTTGATTCTGTATATATATTTCCCATGAGCAGAGATGATTTTGATCAATGTGTACTACTGGGTCAGGCATTTGATAAAGACTTGATCACTGATGAAGTGAAGGCACTTTTTTTGTG